A DNA window from Thermus tengchongensis contains the following coding sequences:
- the pyk gene encoding pyruvate kinase: protein MRPFKRTKIVATLGPASDSKEAIRALAEAGADVFRLNFSHGTHEEHRRRVAWVREVEKELGKTLAILQDLQGPKIRIGRLKEGRVELKVGQPFILTRAPVEGDETRVSITYKGLPEDVAPGQALLLDDGRLRLRVERIQGDEIHTVVELGGVLSDSKGINVPGSDLSLPALSEKDIQDLALGAELGVDWVAVSFVRTRDDLLLARHYLARYGSRARLMAKIEKPSAVYRFEEILEEADGIMVARGDLGVEMPLEEVPIVQKRLILRAIAAGKPVITATQMLESMVQNPSPTRAEASDVANAIFDGTDAVMLSAETAAGAYPVEAVATVARIAWVVESSPEFLQKLNVLRPAPTPTTQDAIAQAAEDIVEAVEAKAIVVFTATGSSARRIARTRPRVPILALTPNPEVERQLALVWGVLPHLAPDPQDTDDMVRIALEEAKACGLAQVGERVVIAAGVPFGVRGTTNLIRVERVS, encoded by the coding sequence ATGAGGCCTTTTAAGCGCACCAAGATCGTGGCCACGCTGGGGCCCGCTTCGGACTCCAAGGAAGCCATCCGGGCCCTGGCGGAGGCGGGGGCGGATGTCTTTCGCTTGAACTTCAGCCACGGCACCCACGAGGAGCACCGGAGGCGGGTGGCCTGGGTGCGGGAGGTGGAGAAGGAACTGGGCAAAACCCTGGCCATCCTCCAGGACCTCCAGGGCCCTAAGATCCGCATCGGCCGGCTCAAGGAGGGCCGGGTGGAGCTTAAGGTGGGCCAACCCTTCATTCTCACCCGGGCTCCCGTGGAGGGGGACGAGACCCGGGTTTCCATCACCTACAAGGGGCTTCCGGAGGACGTGGCTCCCGGTCAGGCGCTCCTCTTGGATGACGGCCGCCTACGCCTTCGGGTGGAAAGGATCCAGGGGGATGAGATCCACACCGTGGTAGAACTGGGTGGGGTGCTTTCCGACAGCAAGGGGATTAACGTCCCCGGCTCGGATCTCTCCCTCCCCGCCCTTTCGGAAAAGGACATCCAGGACCTGGCCCTGGGGGCGGAGCTGGGGGTGGACTGGGTGGCGGTGTCCTTCGTGCGCACCCGGGACGACCTCCTCCTGGCCCGGCACTACCTGGCCCGGTATGGTTCCCGGGCCCGGCTCATGGCCAAGATCGAGAAGCCTTCCGCCGTCTACCGTTTTGAGGAGATCCTGGAAGAAGCCGACGGCATTATGGTGGCCCGGGGAGACCTGGGGGTGGAGATGCCCTTGGAGGAGGTGCCCATCGTGCAAAAGCGCCTCATCCTCCGCGCCATCGCCGCCGGGAAGCCGGTGATCACCGCCACCCAGATGCTGGAGTCCATGGTGCAGAACCCGAGCCCCACCCGGGCCGAAGCCTCCGACGTGGCCAACGCTATCTTCGACGGTACGGATGCCGTCATGCTTTCCGCGGAAACCGCCGCCGGGGCCTACCCGGTGGAGGCGGTGGCCACCGTGGCCCGGATCGCCTGGGTGGTGGAGTCCTCCCCCGAGTTCTTGCAAAAGCTCAACGTCCTACGCCCGGCCCCCACCCCCACCACCCAAGACGCCATCGCCCAGGCGGCGGAGGACATCGTGGAGGCGGTGGAGGCCAAGGCCATTGTGGTCTTCACCGCCACGGGAAGCTCCGCCAGGCGCATCGCTCGTACCCGGCCCCGGGTACCCATCCTGGCCCTCACCCCCAACCCCGAGGTGGAGCGGCAGCTGGCCTTGGTCTGGGGCGTTCTCCCTCACCTGGCCCCCGACCCCCAGGACACCGACGACATGGTGCGCATCGCCCTGGAGGAGGCCAAGGCCTGCGGGCTGGCCCAGGTGGGGGAGAGGGTGGTGATCGCCGCGGGAGTACCCTTTGGGGTGCGGGGGACCACCAACCTCATCCGGGTGGAGCGGGTGAGCTGA